In Phormidium yuhuli AB48, one genomic interval encodes:
- the nadB gene encoding L-aspartate oxidase, translating into MTNSAAASGVSRPPLSQEFDAIVVGAGAAGLYSALCLPSSLRVGLLTKDDLPLSASDWAQGGIAAAIAPDDSPKLHVEDTLKAGAGLCDEVAVRFLAEQAPACVRSLVDLGVAFDRHRDDLALTLEAAHSRRRVLHAADTTGRAVVSTLSRRVAERDNITTISKAFVLDLWLDEESCCRGVCVLYDEKITWVQARAVVLATGGGGQVFAKTTNPSVSTGDGVAIAARAGALLRDLEFVQFHPTALTLPNAPRFLISEAVRGEGAHLVNDAGRRFAFDYHSDGELAPRDVVSRAIFRYLQSTGADPADSHVWLDCRPIAPEPLQRRFPNILRVCRDWGIDPAQEPIPVAPAAHYWMGGIATDLQGRTSIPGLYAVGETASTGVHGANRLASNSLLECLVFGAALAQLELQPSLSVAVSPGVKPLTLESSGLSQRLQEIRYELPRLLWKSAGICREAASLQEAMVQVQQWQQLEAAFPLAQQMGHLQPMQSYCVSSEAAAWLLEWGELRNLLEVSQLILKSAAFRCESRGGHYRSDFPQMQSQWMGHTLIQGDRLWCGEGV; encoded by the coding sequence ATGACCAACTCAGCGGCAGCCTCGGGAGTGTCTCGTCCTCCGTTATCTCAGGAGTTTGATGCCATTGTGGTGGGGGCGGGGGCAGCGGGATTGTACTCTGCCCTCTGTCTGCCTTCATCGTTGCGGGTTGGCTTATTAACGAAGGATGATTTACCCCTGTCTGCTAGTGATTGGGCCCAGGGGGGCATTGCGGCGGCGATCGCCCCCGATGATTCCCCCAAGCTGCATGTTGAGGACACCCTTAAGGCGGGGGCGGGCCTCTGTGATGAGGTGGCGGTCAGGTTTTTGGCGGAACAGGCTCCAGCTTGTGTGCGATCGCTGGTGGACTTAGGGGTGGCCTTTGATCGTCATCGGGACGATTTGGCCTTAACCCTAGAGGCGGCTCATTCCCGGCGTCGGGTGCTTCATGCGGCGGATACGACGGGACGAGCAGTGGTGAGTACCCTCAGCCGTCGGGTTGCTGAGCGAGACAATATTACGACGATATCGAAGGCCTTTGTGTTAGATCTTTGGCTGGATGAGGAAAGCTGTTGTCGGGGCGTTTGTGTCCTTTATGACGAAAAAATAACCTGGGTTCAGGCTCGGGCTGTGGTTCTAGCAACGGGGGGCGGTGGCCAGGTGTTTGCTAAAACCACCAATCCTTCCGTGAGTACGGGGGATGGGGTGGCGATCGCGGCCCGGGCGGGTGCCCTGCTACGGGATCTAGAATTTGTACAGTTTCACCCAACGGCGTTAACCCTGCCCAATGCGCCTCGCTTTCTGATTAGTGAGGCAGTGCGAGGGGAGGGAGCCCATTTAGTGAATGATGCGGGGCGGCGCTTTGCCTTTGATTATCACTCTGATGGGGAGTTAGCCCCCCGAGATGTGGTCAGTCGGGCGATTTTTCGCTATTTACAAAGTACGGGGGCTGATCCGGCAGATTCTCATGTGTGGTTAGATTGTCGTCCGATTGCCCCGGAGCCGTTACAGCGTCGTTTCCCCAATATTTTACGGGTTTGCCGTGATTGGGGCATTGATCCGGCTCAGGAACCAATTCCCGTCGCCCCAGCCGCCCATTATTGGATGGGAGGGATTGCTACGGATTTACAGGGGCGCACCTCAATTCCGGGACTCTATGCGGTGGGGGAAACGGCCAGTACAGGCGTCCATGGGGCCAACCGTTTAGCGAGTAATTCCCTATTGGAATGCTTGGTATTTGGGGCGGCGTTGGCTCAGTTAGAGTTACAACCGTCTCTGTCTGTGGCAGTTTCCCCCGGGGTTAAACCCTTAACTCTAGAGAGCTCTGGGTTGTCTCAGCGGTTACAAGAGATTCGCTATGAGTTACCCCGACTGCTTTGGAAGAGTGCTGGTATTTGTCGGGAGGCAGCGAGTTTACAGGAGGCGATGGTTCAGGTGCAGCAGTGGCAACAGTTAGAGGCAGCGTTTCCCCTGGCTCAGCAGATGGGACATCTACAACCGATGCAGAGCTATTGCGTGTCATCAGAGGCAGCAGCTTGGTTGCTGGAGTGGGGGGAGTTGCGTAATTTATTGGAGGTGTCCCAACTGATTCTTAAGAGTGCAGCATTTCGTTGTGAGAGTCGGGGCGGCCATTATCGCAGTGATTTCCCGCAGATGCAATCCCAATGGATGGGCCATACTCTAATTCAGGGCGATCGCCTGTGGTGTGGTGAGGGAGTGTGA